In a genomic window of Sus scrofa isolate TJ Tabasco breed Duroc chromosome 4, Sscrofa11.1, whole genome shotgun sequence:
- the ZNF644 gene encoding zinc finger protein 644 isoform X1: protein MRLFLQRDVNKTKSRLDVLNGLANNMDDLKTDTGVPGAKDELLGDDGVLSDGESGAHAPRDCQASFQKSITRPLPEELSKGKSEKASGGGPSTRFIHAGAPTVASENCVLPKGAAVNGPVSHASLTKTAHVNKGSVSLTTGQPVDQPATESCSTLKVAADLPLSPPQKASQHQVLFLLSDVAHAKNPTHSIKKLPTSASVGCDIQNSVGSSVKSESTLMHHVEVGEDREDGLVKDDCVSALTGISSGTDEFRSENDANWDPQKEFIQFLITNEDTVDTAPVHSKAGLEKKRKRKMDVSKITRYTEDCFSDSNCVPGKSKLPEVDFMEQNEELQAIDSQKYAFSKVKPESADEDLESVEAFQHLMYSPDKCGEDSSPVHTSTFLSNSLKKKCEESDSESPATFSTEEPSFYPCTKCNVNFREKKHLHRHMMYHLDGNSHFRHLNVPRPYACRECGRTFRDRNSLLKHMIIHQERRQKLMEEIRELKELQDEGRSARLQCPQCVFGTNCPKTFVQHAKTHEKDKRYYCCEECNFMAVTENELECHRGIAHGAVVKCPIVSSDAAQRKTQKKTFMKDSVIGSSKKSAAYVCKMCPFTTSARSILKKHTEYLHSSSCSDSLGSPLGLDKRKSDILEEPIDIDSPKPLTKHQSTTFPKNSALKQDVKPTFGTSSQASNFSKFHKRPHRVQKARKSIAQSGVNVCSPNSSPRETVRIRNSIDQKPKYFHQAAKEKSNAKANSNYLYRHKYENYRMIKKSGESYPLHFKKEDSSSLNSLHLFSSSNNSRNSFISDPHNSDTKRPEGFKDHRRVAVKRVAKESKKESSVGGEDLDSYPDFLHKMTVVVLQKLNSAEKKDSYETEDESSWDNVELGDYTTQTIEDETYHDINREHVSLFPLFKNKVEGQEPGENATLSYDQNDGFYFEYYEDAGANNFLHEIHDPQHLENAETSLSKHSSVFHWTDLSLEKKSCPYCPATFETGVGLSNHVRGHLHRAGLSYEARHVVSPEQIATSDKMQHFKRTGTGTPVKRVRKAIEKSETTSEHTCQLCGGWFDTKIGLSNHVRGHLKRLGKTKWDAHKSPICVLNEMMQNEEKYEKILKALNSRRIIPRPFVAQKLASNDDFLSQNVIPLEAYRNGLKTEALSVSASEEEGLSFLNEYDETKPELPSGKKNQSLTLIELLKNKRMGEERNTSVSPQKIHSQTARKRFVQKCVLPLNEDSPLMYQPQKMDFTMHSGMPVKLRTCVHCNTTFTSAVSLSNHLRAYARKKSAGLLTGTALDCKQKKSRSRSGSKKKMLTLPHGADEVYILRCRFCGLVFRGPLSVQEDWIKHLQRHIVNANLPRTGAGMVEVTSLLKKPASITETSFSLLMAEAAS, encoded by the exons ACTAGATGTGTTAAATGGGCTTGCCAACAATATGGATGACTTGAAGACAGACACCGGTGTTCCTGGTGCTAAGGACGAACTCCTAGGTGACGACGGTGTCCTCTCCGACGGGGAGAGTGGAGCTCATGCACCGAGAGACTGCCAGGCGTCATTTCAGAAGAGCATCACGCGCCCTCTGCCTGAAGAGCTCTCCAAGGGCAAATCTGAAAAGGCCTCAGGTGGGGGCCCGTCTACTCGATTTATACACGCTGGTGCTCCTACTGTTGCGAGTGAAAACTGTGTCTTGCCTAAAGGAGCTGCCGTGAATGGACCCGTTTCCCATGCCTCCTTAACTAAGACTGCTCATGTGAATAAAGGCAGTGTTTCCTTAACCACTGGACAGCCTGTGGATCAGCCAGCGACAGAATCGTGTTCAACTCTGAAGGTGGCAGCTGATCTTCCGCTGTCTCCACCACAGAAAGCAAGTCAACACCAAGTTCTGTTTTTGTTATCAGATGTAGCACATGCTAAGAATCCAACCCATTCCATTAAAAAACTACCTACCTCTGCCTCAGTTGGTTGTGACATTCAGAATTCAGTAGGAAGTAGTGTCAAGTCGGAGAGCACTTTAATGCATCACGTAGAGGTCGGTGAGGACAGAGAAGACGGACTGGTAAAAGATGACTGTGTCAGTGCGTTAACAGGCATTTCCTCAGGTACCGATGAATTTAGGTCAGAAAATGATGCCAACTGGGATCCCCAGAAAGAGTTCATTCAGTTTCTTATAACTAATGAAGAcacagtggatacagctccggtTCACTCTAAGGCAGGtctagaaaagaagagaaaacggAAAATGGATGTGAGTAAGATAACTCGTTACACTGAGGACTGCTTTAGTGATTCCAACTGTGTCCCCGGTAAATCAAAGCTGCCGGAAGTAGACTTCATGGAGCAGAATGAAGAGCTTCAAGCAATAGACTCCCAGAAATACGCGTTCTCAAAAGTGAAACCCGAATCAGCTGATGAAGACTTGGAATCCGTGGAGGCTTTTCAACATCTAATGTATAGCCCAGATAAGTGTGGAGAAGACAGTTCACCCGTTCATACTAGCACTTTCCTTTCAAATTCCTTAAAGAAGAAATGTGAAGAAAGTGATTCTGAGTCACCTGCTACTTTCAGCACCGAAGAGCCATCGTTCTACCCCTGTACCAAGTGCAATGTGAATTTTAGGGAGAAAAAGCACCTCCACAGGCATATGATGTATCATTTAGATGGGAATAGTCACTTTCGCCACCTTAATGTCCCGAGACCATATGCTTGTAGAGAATGTGGGCGGACGTTTCGAGATCGTAACTCACTACTAAAGCATATGATTATTCAccaagagagaagacagaagctGATGGAGGAAATTCGTGAACTGAAAGAACTTCAGGACGAAGGCAGAAGTGCCCGGTTGCAATGCCCGCAGTGTGTGTTTGGTACCAATTGCCCTAAAACGTTTGTGCAGCATGCTAAAACCCacgaaaaagacaaaaggtacTACTGCTGTGAGGAGTGCAACTTCATGGCAGTGACGGAAAATGAATTGGAATGCCATCGCGGAATCGCCCATGGAGCCGTGGTAAAATGCCCCATCGTCAGCTCCGATGCAGCCCAGAGGAAGACGCAAAAAAAGACTTTCATGAAAGACTCCGTCATAGGATCCTCCAAAAAATCAGCTGCCTACGTGTGTAAGATGTGTCCTTTCACTACTTCAGccagaagtattttaaaaaaacacacggAGTACTTGCATTCGTCATCATGCAGTGACTCGTTGGGCAGCCCGCTTGGACTTGATAAGAGAAAAAGTGACATCCTGGAAGAGCCGATAGATATTGATAGTCCTAAACCATTAACTAAACACCAGTCAACAACCTTTCCAAAGAATTCTGCTTTAAAACAAGATGTAAAGCCAACATTCGGAACATCCTCCCAGGCgagtaatttttcaaaattccatAAGCGGCCCCACAGAGTGCAGAAAGCTCGGAAAAGCATTGCCCAGTCAGGTGTAAATGTATGCAGTCCGAACAGTTCTCCTCGTGAGACTGTTAGGATTAGAAACAGCATCGACCAAAAACCTAAGTATTTCCATCAGGCAGCAAAGGAAAAATCTAATGCCAAGGCAAATAGCAACTATTTATACAGACATAAATATGAAAACTACAGGATGATCAAAAAATCAGGTGAATCATATCCTCTGCATTTCAAAAAAGAAGACTCTAGTTCATTGAATTCTCTACATCTGTTTTCATCATCAAATAATTCTCGCAATAGTTTTATTTCAGACCCTCATAACTCTGACACCAAAAGGCCAGAAGGCTTCAAAGACCACAGACGTGTAGCTGTAAAGAGAGTAGCTAAGGAATCTAAGAAGGAAAGTTCTGTTGGAGGAGAAGACTTGGATAGCTATCCAGATTTCTTGCACAAAATGACCGTTGTTGTTTTGCAAAAACTCAATTCTGCTGAGAAGAAAGACAGCTATGAAACCGAAGATGAAAGTTCCTGGGATAATGTTGAGCTCGGCGACTACACTACACAGACTATAGAAGATGAAACCTACCATGATATCAATCGGGAACACGTCAGCTTATTCCCTCTGTTTAAAAACAAGGTGGAAGGTCAGGAGCCTGGAGAAAATGCGACCCTTAGTTATGATCAGAACGATGGCTTTTATTTCGAATATTACGAAGACGCTGGAGCGAATAACTTTTTGCATGAGATCCATGATCCTCAGCatttagaaaatgcagaaactTCACTGTCCAAGCATAGCTCTGTTTTTCATTGGACGGATTTGTCGCTGGAGAAGAAGTCATGTCCTTACTGCCCAGCAACATTTGAAACAGGCGTTGGGCTGTCAAATCATGTCCGAGGGCATCTTCACCGAGCGGGCCTGAGCTATGAGGCCCGGCACGTCGTATCGCCAGAGCAGATAGCCACCAGTGACAAAATGCAGCATTTCAAAAGAACCGGCACAGGAACACCCGTTAAGCGAGTTAGAAAAG ctatAGAGAAGTCTGAAACCACTTCTGAACACACTTGTCAGCTCTGTGGTGGTTGGTTTGATACTAAAATTGGATTATCAAATCACGTTAGAGGCCACCTGAAAAGACTTGGGAAGACCAAATGGGATGCTCACAAATCTCCAATCTGTGTTCTGAATGAGATGAtgcaaaatgaggaaaaatacgAAAAAATCTTAAAGGCATTGAACAGTCGTCGTATTATTCCTAGACCATTTGTAGCTCAAAAACTCGCGTCAAATGATGACTTTCTGTCTCAAAATGTTATACCTCTTGAAGCATACCGTAATGGCCTAAAGACGGAAGCTTTATCAGTGTCTGCATCAGAGGAAGAAGGGTTGAGTTTCTTAAATGAATATGATGAAACAAAACCAGAACTGCCCAGTGGAAAAAAGAATCAGTCTCTTACACTGATAGAactgcttaaaaataaaaggatgggaGAAGAGAGGAATACTTCTGTTTCTCCTCAAAAGATCCATAGTCAGACTGCAAGAAAGAGATTTGTTCAGAAGTGTGTTCTTCCATTGAACGAAGATAGTCCATTGATGTATCAGCCACAGAAAATGGACTTCACTATGCACTCAG GTATGCCTGTGAAGCTTAGAACATGTGTGCATTGCAATACGACGTTTACAAGCGCTGTTAGCCTGTCCAACCACTTACGCGCTTATGCACGAAAGAAGAGTGCTGGACTTTTGACTGGTACAG
- the ZNF644 gene encoding zinc finger protein 644 isoform X3 gives MRLFLQRDVNKTKSRLDVLNGLANNMDDLKTDTGVPGAKDELLGDDGVLSDGESGAHAPRDCQASFQKSITRPLPEELSKGKSEKASGGGPSTRFIHAGAPTVASENCVLPKGAAVNGPVSHASLTKTAHVNKGSVSLTTGQPVDQPATESCSTLKVAADLPLSPPQKASQHQVLFLLSDVAHAKNPTHSIKKLPTSASVGCDIQNSVGSSVKSESTLMHHVEVGEDREDGLVKDDCVSALTGISSGTDEFRSENDANWDPQKEFIQFLITNEDTVDTAPVHSKAGLEKKRKRKMDVSKITRYTEDCFSDSNCVPGKSKLPEVDFMEQNEELQAIDSQKYAFSKVKPESADEDLESVEAFQHLMYSPDKCGEDSSPVHTSTFLSNSLKKKCEESDSESPATFSTEEPSFYPCTKCNVNFREKKHLHRHMMYHLDGNSHFRHLNVPRPYACRECGRTFRDRNSLLKHMIIHQERRQKLMEEIRELKELQDEGRSARLQCPQCVFGTNCPKTFVQHAKTHEKDKRYYCCEECNFMAVTENELECHRGIAHGAVVKCPIVSSDAAQRKTQKKTFMKDSVIGSSKKSAAYVCKMCPFTTSARSILKKHTEYLHSSSCSDSLGSPLGLDKRKSDILEEPIDIDSPKPLTKHQSTTFPKNSALKQDVKPTFGTSSQASNFSKFHKRPHRVQKARKSIAQSGVNVCSPNSSPRETVRIRNSIDQKPKYFHQAAKEKSNAKANSNYLYRHKYENYRMIKKSGESYPLHFKKEDSSSLNSLHLFSSSNNSRNSFISDPHNSDTKRPEGFKDHRRVAVKRVAKESKKESSVGGEDLDSYPDFLHKMTVVVLQKLNSAEKKDSYETEDESSWDNVELGDYTTQTIEDETYHDINREHVSLFPLFKNKVEGQEPGENATLSYDQNDGFYFEYYEDAGANNFLHEIHDPQHLENAETSLSKHSSVFHWTDLSLEKKSCPYCPATFETGVGLSNHVRGHLHRAGLSYEARHVVSPEQIATSDKMQHFKRTGTGTPVKRVRKAIEKSETTSEHTCQLCGGWFDTKIGLSNHVRGHLKRLGKTKWDAHKSPICVLNEMMQNEEKYEKILKALNSRRIIPRPFVAQKLASNDDFLSQNVIPLEAYRNGLKTEALSVSASEEEGLSFLNEYDETKPELPSGKKNQSLTLIELLKNKRMGEERNTSVSPQKIHSQTARKRFVQKCVLPLNEDSPLMYQPQKMDFTMHSALDCKQKKSRSRSGSKKKMLTLPHGADEVYILRCRFCGLVFRGPLSVQEDWIKHLQRHIVNANLPRTGAGMVEVTSLLKKPASITETSFSLLMAEAAS, from the exons ACTAGATGTGTTAAATGGGCTTGCCAACAATATGGATGACTTGAAGACAGACACCGGTGTTCCTGGTGCTAAGGACGAACTCCTAGGTGACGACGGTGTCCTCTCCGACGGGGAGAGTGGAGCTCATGCACCGAGAGACTGCCAGGCGTCATTTCAGAAGAGCATCACGCGCCCTCTGCCTGAAGAGCTCTCCAAGGGCAAATCTGAAAAGGCCTCAGGTGGGGGCCCGTCTACTCGATTTATACACGCTGGTGCTCCTACTGTTGCGAGTGAAAACTGTGTCTTGCCTAAAGGAGCTGCCGTGAATGGACCCGTTTCCCATGCCTCCTTAACTAAGACTGCTCATGTGAATAAAGGCAGTGTTTCCTTAACCACTGGACAGCCTGTGGATCAGCCAGCGACAGAATCGTGTTCAACTCTGAAGGTGGCAGCTGATCTTCCGCTGTCTCCACCACAGAAAGCAAGTCAACACCAAGTTCTGTTTTTGTTATCAGATGTAGCACATGCTAAGAATCCAACCCATTCCATTAAAAAACTACCTACCTCTGCCTCAGTTGGTTGTGACATTCAGAATTCAGTAGGAAGTAGTGTCAAGTCGGAGAGCACTTTAATGCATCACGTAGAGGTCGGTGAGGACAGAGAAGACGGACTGGTAAAAGATGACTGTGTCAGTGCGTTAACAGGCATTTCCTCAGGTACCGATGAATTTAGGTCAGAAAATGATGCCAACTGGGATCCCCAGAAAGAGTTCATTCAGTTTCTTATAACTAATGAAGAcacagtggatacagctccggtTCACTCTAAGGCAGGtctagaaaagaagagaaaacggAAAATGGATGTGAGTAAGATAACTCGTTACACTGAGGACTGCTTTAGTGATTCCAACTGTGTCCCCGGTAAATCAAAGCTGCCGGAAGTAGACTTCATGGAGCAGAATGAAGAGCTTCAAGCAATAGACTCCCAGAAATACGCGTTCTCAAAAGTGAAACCCGAATCAGCTGATGAAGACTTGGAATCCGTGGAGGCTTTTCAACATCTAATGTATAGCCCAGATAAGTGTGGAGAAGACAGTTCACCCGTTCATACTAGCACTTTCCTTTCAAATTCCTTAAAGAAGAAATGTGAAGAAAGTGATTCTGAGTCACCTGCTACTTTCAGCACCGAAGAGCCATCGTTCTACCCCTGTACCAAGTGCAATGTGAATTTTAGGGAGAAAAAGCACCTCCACAGGCATATGATGTATCATTTAGATGGGAATAGTCACTTTCGCCACCTTAATGTCCCGAGACCATATGCTTGTAGAGAATGTGGGCGGACGTTTCGAGATCGTAACTCACTACTAAAGCATATGATTATTCAccaagagagaagacagaagctGATGGAGGAAATTCGTGAACTGAAAGAACTTCAGGACGAAGGCAGAAGTGCCCGGTTGCAATGCCCGCAGTGTGTGTTTGGTACCAATTGCCCTAAAACGTTTGTGCAGCATGCTAAAACCCacgaaaaagacaaaaggtacTACTGCTGTGAGGAGTGCAACTTCATGGCAGTGACGGAAAATGAATTGGAATGCCATCGCGGAATCGCCCATGGAGCCGTGGTAAAATGCCCCATCGTCAGCTCCGATGCAGCCCAGAGGAAGACGCAAAAAAAGACTTTCATGAAAGACTCCGTCATAGGATCCTCCAAAAAATCAGCTGCCTACGTGTGTAAGATGTGTCCTTTCACTACTTCAGccagaagtattttaaaaaaacacacggAGTACTTGCATTCGTCATCATGCAGTGACTCGTTGGGCAGCCCGCTTGGACTTGATAAGAGAAAAAGTGACATCCTGGAAGAGCCGATAGATATTGATAGTCCTAAACCATTAACTAAACACCAGTCAACAACCTTTCCAAAGAATTCTGCTTTAAAACAAGATGTAAAGCCAACATTCGGAACATCCTCCCAGGCgagtaatttttcaaaattccatAAGCGGCCCCACAGAGTGCAGAAAGCTCGGAAAAGCATTGCCCAGTCAGGTGTAAATGTATGCAGTCCGAACAGTTCTCCTCGTGAGACTGTTAGGATTAGAAACAGCATCGACCAAAAACCTAAGTATTTCCATCAGGCAGCAAAGGAAAAATCTAATGCCAAGGCAAATAGCAACTATTTATACAGACATAAATATGAAAACTACAGGATGATCAAAAAATCAGGTGAATCATATCCTCTGCATTTCAAAAAAGAAGACTCTAGTTCATTGAATTCTCTACATCTGTTTTCATCATCAAATAATTCTCGCAATAGTTTTATTTCAGACCCTCATAACTCTGACACCAAAAGGCCAGAAGGCTTCAAAGACCACAGACGTGTAGCTGTAAAGAGAGTAGCTAAGGAATCTAAGAAGGAAAGTTCTGTTGGAGGAGAAGACTTGGATAGCTATCCAGATTTCTTGCACAAAATGACCGTTGTTGTTTTGCAAAAACTCAATTCTGCTGAGAAGAAAGACAGCTATGAAACCGAAGATGAAAGTTCCTGGGATAATGTTGAGCTCGGCGACTACACTACACAGACTATAGAAGATGAAACCTACCATGATATCAATCGGGAACACGTCAGCTTATTCCCTCTGTTTAAAAACAAGGTGGAAGGTCAGGAGCCTGGAGAAAATGCGACCCTTAGTTATGATCAGAACGATGGCTTTTATTTCGAATATTACGAAGACGCTGGAGCGAATAACTTTTTGCATGAGATCCATGATCCTCAGCatttagaaaatgcagaaactTCACTGTCCAAGCATAGCTCTGTTTTTCATTGGACGGATTTGTCGCTGGAGAAGAAGTCATGTCCTTACTGCCCAGCAACATTTGAAACAGGCGTTGGGCTGTCAAATCATGTCCGAGGGCATCTTCACCGAGCGGGCCTGAGCTATGAGGCCCGGCACGTCGTATCGCCAGAGCAGATAGCCACCAGTGACAAAATGCAGCATTTCAAAAGAACCGGCACAGGAACACCCGTTAAGCGAGTTAGAAAAG ctatAGAGAAGTCTGAAACCACTTCTGAACACACTTGTCAGCTCTGTGGTGGTTGGTTTGATACTAAAATTGGATTATCAAATCACGTTAGAGGCCACCTGAAAAGACTTGGGAAGACCAAATGGGATGCTCACAAATCTCCAATCTGTGTTCTGAATGAGATGAtgcaaaatgaggaaaaatacgAAAAAATCTTAAAGGCATTGAACAGTCGTCGTATTATTCCTAGACCATTTGTAGCTCAAAAACTCGCGTCAAATGATGACTTTCTGTCTCAAAATGTTATACCTCTTGAAGCATACCGTAATGGCCTAAAGACGGAAGCTTTATCAGTGTCTGCATCAGAGGAAGAAGGGTTGAGTTTCTTAAATGAATATGATGAAACAAAACCAGAACTGCCCAGTGGAAAAAAGAATCAGTCTCTTACACTGATAGAactgcttaaaaataaaaggatgggaGAAGAGAGGAATACTTCTGTTTCTCCTCAAAAGATCCATAGTCAGACTGCAAGAAAGAGATTTGTTCAGAAGTGTGTTCTTCCATTGAACGAAGATAGTCCATTGATGTATCAGCCACAGAAAATGGACTTCACTATGCACTCAG